The window TGTAGGAAAAGCGATATAATAAGATGAATGAGAAATTGATAAATTAGAAGTTGTAAGGTGCTGAAATGATTAGAAACATAAAAAAAGAAGATGCTCAATCAATACAGAAAATATGCGATATTTCTTTAGGATACATAGCTTCTACTGAGTTAGTGGTTAGGCAAATCGCTAAACTGTCGAACGATATAAATCATCATTGGATTTATGTTTATGAGGATGAGGATTCACATAAAGTTGTTGGTTTTATAGAGGCTGAGATTTATGAGAGCCTTTACTCAGAGGATGGTTTGAACATTCTAGGATTGGCTGTTTTGCCAGAGTTTCAAGGAAAAGGTATTGGAAAGAAACTGATGGAGCATTTAGAATTGAATGCACAAAAAAAATCAATTAAATTTATTAGATTAAACTCAGGAGAAACAAGGGTAGAGGCACACAAATTCTATGGAAATATTGGATATGTATGCGATAAAACCCAAAAGAGATTTATTAAAATTTTTTGATTAAGCAATCCCCGGTTTGTCAAAGTAAAACAACTAAATAAAATCACTAAAAGGAAGTAAAAGAAAATAGCCGATACTTCCTTGCAAAACAAAGCCGCAAGGCTCTGGAGTTTCCTGGAAAAACTTATTATAGGAGAAAACTATGTCGAGACCTGCAACAAAAAAAGATTTATTGGAAGCCGCCGAATTGCAGTTTGCAACCTTGTGGGAGCTCATTGACGGAATGAGCGAGGCCGAACAAACCGCCGATATTGTACCGAACGAACGCGATAAAAATGTGCGCGATGTGCTGACTCATCTTTATGAATGGCACTGCCTGCTCATTGATTGGGTTACATCGAATACAAAGGAAAAGGCAAAACCGTTTTTACCCGAACCGTATAATTGGAAAACCTATCCTGCAATGAATATTGAGTTTTGGAAAAAGCATCAAAACACGCCTTATGGCGATTCGCAAAAAATGCTCAAAAAAACTCATAAAGAAGTTATGAAGCTCATCGAAGGTTTTTCCAATGATGAGCTTTTTTCAAAAAAATATTTTAACTGGACGGGAACGACTACGTTGGGAAGCTACTGCGTTTCCGCAACTTCCAGCCACTACGATTGGGCAATCAAAGATATAAAAAAAGCGTTAAAAAAATACAGGGGAAGTCGCAGTTAAAATTGCGCTCTTAAGACGCACAATGAATTTTGTACAAAAAATATCGGGACGGCGGTTTTATTTTTTTATATACTCTCCATAATACTGATAAAGTAATGCCGGTAAAAAACGGCGTTATAAAACAGCGGGAAAATAACTATGAACAGTATACAATCATTTAACGGAACAATGGACTATCTCGAACGTACTCTTGATACGGAGCTTGATGAAAAAGAAGTCGCGCGCCTTTCTCATTATTCTTATCCGTTATTCAGTAGGCTCTTTTCGATACTTGTCGGTTACCCGCTCAATGAGTACCTCCGTTTCAGAAAGCTCAGCCGCGCCGCCGCCGATTTACGGAACGGCAATGAAAAAATTATAGACATTGCATTTAAATACGGCTATGAATCCCCCGATTCTTTTGCGGCGGCTTTTAAAAAATTTCACGGTGCGAGCCCGAGTGAAGTAAGAAACGGAAAAGAGTTCAAATCATTTTCTCCGCTCAAATTATCCTTAACGGTTAATGGAGGACAAACTATGGAAATTAAGATTGAAAAAAAGAAAGCGTTTACGGTTGCCGGCGTAAAAGTCGAAACGGATAAAACGACCGATTTTCCGCAAGTGTGGGACAAGCTCTTTAAAAAAGTGCCGTATGAAGAACGGGCAAAAATCGGAAGCGGTCAAAGTTACGGGCTCTGTTATGATGTAAAGGACTGCACGGTTTTTAATTACATGGCAGCGTATGATTGTATCGATGGGCAAAAGGCGGCAGCACTCGGTTTATCCGTGCTGCACATTCCGGAAGCGGAATATGCAGTTGTTCAGCTCAAAGGTCCCGTACCCGATTGTATTCATCAAGGATGGAAATATGTTATGGAAACGTTTTTCCCCGAGCAGGGTTTACGCCATGCGGGCACTCCCGATTTTGAAGTGTATCGGGAAGGCGATATGTATGATAAGAACTACACAATGGAATTATGGGTTCCGATTGTAAAAGCGTAGGGGTGTCTTTTTGTTCATGGTAGACTGATATTCTTGCAAGAACGATGTTTCCTATACATAAGGCAGAAACCATCGTTTATTATGTTCCTATAAAATCATCAAGCGCAAATTTTTTTAAAAATCGAGCATTGGTGAATTCCCGCACTTTTGTAAGGCAAAGCCTGAAAAAGTGCATACAATAATGCGAGTTTGTTTTACAAACTCGGGCAGCGTTTTTAGACAATGCCATCTGCATTGTCTAAAATAAACCTTCATATAAATTCGACAACCGCAGAAATCATTAGATTTCGAGGACTGTCGAATTCCTAGACTTTTGTAAGCGAAGCTGAAAAAGTGTATACAATAATGCGAGTTTGTTTTACAAACTCGGGCAGCGTTTTTAGACAATGCCATCTGCATTGTCTAAAATAAGCCTTCATATTTTTCCATTACATCCCCGTATTTTAAGTATGCCGCGAAAAGACGGAGTTTTCTTAATTCACAATTCCTCATGCCCTCTTTAATTTTTTGTGTAAAACGACTATACTGTAGAAAATAGGCATTTTATGAGGATTCAAAATAGAGGCGCATGATAACAAAGGCAAATTTACCGGAAGTATTAAAAAACTTAAGGTTTATTCAATCGAACTTACTATTCTCAAAACATTTTGAAAAGTATAATTGCGGTATAACCGTTGATTTTTCCAACGAAACCATCACCTACCCGCCGGAAATAGATACCGGTGCCAATACAACAACCAATTTTAGCCAAAATGAGAATTTTGTGGTGCTTGAATGTGTGTGCCGGCTACTTGAAAAGGGGTATGAGCCGCACACAATTTTTCTTGAAAAAAGCTGGCAGCTGGGGCATACGGGAAAAAGCGGACGGGCGGATATAACGGTCTACGATAAGGATGCGGATGGAACGCCCAATCAACCCTATTTGATTATCGAATGTAAAACGCAAGGGGAAGAATTTACTCATGCGTGGGAGACAACTCTAAAAGACGGAGGACAGCTTTTCAGTTACTTTCAGCAAGAGCGGGCAACACGTTTTCTCTGTCTTTATACAAGCGGTTTTGCAGACGGTAGCATACAAAACGAATATCATCTTATAAAGGTAGAAGATAATGAAAAACTTTTAGAGACTTTGGAACACCCTAAAACCTATGCAAAAGCGGGAAACAGCAAAGAGCTTTTTGACGTATGGAAAGAAACGTATAAAAAGGATTTTTCTTCTGTAGGGCTTTTTGAAGATGATATGCAGGCATACAGAATCGGTAAAAAAAATTACACCGTTGCAGATTTAAAAGAAATTGATTATTCCTCAATGCAGAAAAAATATCACGAATTTGCAAAGATATTACGGCAGCATAATGTATCAGGGAGAGAAAATGCTTTTGATAAATTGGTGAATTTATTTTTAGCAAAGGTCGTTGATGAAAAAGAAAACGCTGCGAACTTAGCCTTTCATTGGAAAGGAGCCGCTTATGATGATTATTTTAGCTTACAAGACCGTTTGCAAAAACTATATAAAACAGGGATGGAGCAGTTTTTATCGGAAGACGTTATCTATATTGATAACGATGATATATACAATGCTTTTTATCTTTTTAAAAATGATCCCGATGCAACACGTGATACCATTTTAACATATTTTAAGCAATTAAAGTTTTTTACAAACAGCGATTTTTCTTTTATCGAAGTACACAATGAAAACCTCTTCCGCCAAAATGCAGTTATCCTCTTAAAAGTGGTTCAAATGCTTGAAAACATCAAATTAAAAACGGAGGAACAAAATCAGTTTTTAGGCGATTTATTTGAAGGTTTTTTAAATCAGGGGGTAAAGCAAAGCGAAGGGCAGTTTTTTACCCCTCAGCCGCTGGTACGCTTTATCGTTTCGTCTTTACCCTTACAAACGATAATAAACGGAAAGGAACACGCACCCCATGTTATTGATTATGCATGCGGTGCGGGACATTTTTTAAACGAATATGCACAGCAGATTAAACGATTTGTAGAAAAGAAACATTTAAAAAAATATTATTCTGCAATTACCGGTGTCGAAAAAGAATACCGGCTTTCTAAGGTTTCTAAAGTTGCTGCATTTATGTACGGGCAGGATGATATAAATATTATCTATGCCGATGCTCTTTCACGTATAACCGGCAAAAAGAGCGTTAAAAATAACAGCTATTCTATTTTGATTTCTAATCCTCCTTACAGCGTAAAGGGATTTTTAGAAACCTTAAGCTCTGCCGATAAAAACCGCTTTAGTTTAACGGAATTCGTAAACGATACGGTTAAAAATAATGCCATAGAAACGTTTTTTATCGAACGTGCTGCACAGCTTTTGTGCGATGAGGGGATTGCAGCTCTTATCCTCCCTTCTTCCATTTTAAGTAACGGCGGTATTTATATTAAATGTCGTGAAATTATTTTGAGCAGTTTTGATATTATCGCTATTGCAGAATTCGGTTCTGGAACTTTCGGTCAAACGGGCACAAATACGGTAACACTTTTTTTGCGTAAAAAGAAAACCCAGCCCTTACTTGCTGACCATTACAAAAACCGTGTACAAAGCTGGTTTCACAATGATAAGCATAAAGATATTGTCTTTGAAGATTATCGGTTATTTGAAGCCTATTGTAGGCATGTAGGTGTAAAGACGGAAGATTATAAAGCTCTTTTTACCTATACTGCCGATTGGAAAAAAGCATTAGGCTCTTATGAAATATTTAAGGAGTATATTAAAGAGTTTTCAAATGATACCAAAGCAAAAGCTATTCAAAAAAAGAAGATAAGCGGTAAATATACAAAAGAAATGCAAAGCGATGAGCTTGAACGGCATATTTATTATTCGGTTTGTCAAATTGAACAGGAAAAGCTTTTGTTTTTTTGCTTGACTATGACGAACGGGCAAGAGGTGGTTGTGATACGATCGCCTGCCGCAACTAAAGAAATGAAAGTTTTTTTAGGTTACGAATGGAGCGGTGCAAAGGGGAATGAGGGGATTAAATATCTCGGCGTTACTAATGAAAGAGAAGATGACGAGCTTACACATAATAAGGGTATCCGGCATATTAGAACACCGCTTTTTAATCCTGCCGATTTTGAGGACACCGCAAAACTGAATACGCTTATCCGTACCGCTTTTGAAAAAAAGCCTGTAATAATCCCGGATAATTTAAAAGAATTTGCTTCGATCATCCCTTTACCTTTTATGCTTGAT is drawn from Treponema pedis and contains these coding sequences:
- a CDS encoding ClbS/DfsB family four-helix bundle protein: MSRPATKKDLLEAAELQFATLWELIDGMSEAEQTADIVPNERDKNVRDVLTHLYEWHCLLIDWVTSNTKEKAKPFLPEPYNWKTYPAMNIEFWKKHQNTPYGDSQKMLKKTHKEVMKLIEGFSNDELFSKKYFNWTGTTTLGSYCVSATSSHYDWAIKDIKKALKKYRGSRS
- a CDS encoding AraC family transcriptional regulator, with protein sequence MNSIQSFNGTMDYLERTLDTELDEKEVARLSHYSYPLFSRLFSILVGYPLNEYLRFRKLSRAAADLRNGNEKIIDIAFKYGYESPDSFAAAFKKFHGASPSEVRNGKEFKSFSPLKLSLTVNGGQTMEIKIEKKKAFTVAGVKVETDKTTDFPQVWDKLFKKVPYEERAKIGSGQSYGLCYDVKDCTVFNYMAAYDCIDGQKAAALGLSVLHIPEAEYAVVQLKGPVPDCIHQGWKYVMETFFPEQGLRHAGTPDFEVYREGDMYDKNYTMELWVPIVKA
- a CDS encoding GNAT family N-acetyltransferase is translated as MIRNIKKEDAQSIQKICDISLGYIASTELVVRQIAKLSNDINHHWIYVYEDEDSHKVVGFIEAEIYESLYSEDGLNILGLAVLPEFQGKGIGKKLMEHLELNAQKKSIKFIRLNSGETRVEAHKFYGNIGYVCDKTQKRFIKIF
- a CDS encoding N-6 DNA methylase yields the protein MITKANLPEVLKNLRFIQSNLLFSKHFEKYNCGITVDFSNETITYPPEIDTGANTTTNFSQNENFVVLECVCRLLEKGYEPHTIFLEKSWQLGHTGKSGRADITVYDKDADGTPNQPYLIIECKTQGEEFTHAWETTLKDGGQLFSYFQQERATRFLCLYTSGFADGSIQNEYHLIKVEDNEKLLETLEHPKTYAKAGNSKELFDVWKETYKKDFSSVGLFEDDMQAYRIGKKNYTVADLKEIDYSSMQKKYHEFAKILRQHNVSGRENAFDKLVNLFLAKVVDEKENAANLAFHWKGAAYDDYFSLQDRLQKLYKTGMEQFLSEDVIYIDNDDIYNAFYLFKNDPDATRDTILTYFKQLKFFTNSDFSFIEVHNENLFRQNAVILLKVVQMLENIKLKTEEQNQFLGDLFEGFLNQGVKQSEGQFFTPQPLVRFIVSSLPLQTIINGKEHAPHVIDYACGAGHFLNEYAQQIKRFVEKKHLKKYYSAITGVEKEYRLSKVSKVAAFMYGQDDINIIYADALSRITGKKSVKNNSYSILISNPPYSVKGFLETLSSADKNRFSLTEFVNDTVKNNAIETFFIERAAQLLCDEGIAALILPSSILSNGGIYIKCREIILSSFDIIAIAEFGSGTFGQTGTNTVTLFLRKKKTQPLLADHYKNRVQSWFHNDKHKDIVFEDYRLFEAYCRHVGVKTEDYKALFTYTADWKKALGSYEIFKEYIKEFSNDTKAKAIQKKKISGKYTKEMQSDELERHIYYSVCQIEQEKLLFFCLTMTNGQEVVVIRSPAATKEMKVFLGYEWSGAKGNEGIKYLGVTNEREDDELTHNKGIRHIRTPLFNPADFEDTAKLNTLIRTAFEKKPVIIPDNLKEFASIIPLPFMLDFNRVKFDKALKLTADKKVEIKSKYPLVRLGEIAEIIRGVTYDKDMQTNERTKNIILTADNISLDGTFTVTKEIFVSDSVVFDNEKKLRKNDCFMCFSSGSRLHVGKLTCITENTNYYAGGFMGILRAKNGIASKYIFEILNEKSMREIIRSKATGSNILNLSNSISDIKIPLPPLDIQQHIVAECEKVNGEYGTAQKTIEENKRKIEKIMSEVKGEMMKIKDMCSLMKRGKSPIYGNSNLQIIKSGQARGYTDFDFETKYFAAEHFDVDNRILQTGDILINSTGIGTAGRVTLFELSGKFTVDSHITICRLNQNVIPKFILYSLAGIGFKTIEKMANGASGQIELSLEIISNISLCIPPLEEQQHIVQEIESYEAAITAAKSVVSACADKKKRILQKWL